The following coding sequences lie in one Synechococcus sp. PCC 7336 genomic window:
- the tuf gene encoding elongation factor Tu, producing the protein MAREKFERNKPHVNIGTIGHVDHGKTTLTAAITMALAEKGGAKARNYEDIDAAPEEKARGITINTAHVEYQTEDRHYAHVDCPGHADYVKNMITGAAQMDGAILVVSAADGPMPQTREHILLARQVGVPNLVVFLNKEDQVDDEELLELVELEVRELLDEYEFPGDDIPIVIGSALKAVESLTAGKSDEWVEKIYKLMDEVDAYVPTPERDVEKPFLMAVEDVFSITGRGTVATGRIERGKVKVGETIELVGLADTRSTTVTGVEMFQKTLEEGLAGDNVGVLLRGIQKDEIERGMVLAKPGSITPHTKFKSEVYILKKEEGGRHTPFFPGYRPQFYVRTTDVTGTIDAFTADDGSDAEMVMPGDRIKMAVSLITPIAIEKGMRFAIREGGRTVGAGVVSEIVE; encoded by the coding sequence ATGGCACGCGAGAAATTCGAACGGAATAAGCCCCACGTCAACATCGGCACCATCGGCCACGTTGACCACGGCAAGACCACGCTGACTGCCGCCATCACGATGGCGCTGGCAGAAAAGGGCGGTGCAAAGGCCCGCAATTATGAAGATATCGATGCGGCTCCCGAAGAGAAAGCTCGCGGTATCACCATCAATACTGCCCACGTCGAGTATCAGACTGAAGACCGTCACTACGCTCACGTGGATTGCCCCGGTCACGCTGACTATGTCAAGAACATGATCACGGGGGCGGCCCAGATGGATGGTGCCATTCTGGTGGTGTCTGCTGCTGATGGCCCCATGCCCCAGACCCGCGAGCATATCTTGCTGGCCCGTCAGGTGGGCGTGCCCAACTTGGTGGTGTTCCTGAACAAGGAGGACCAGGTTGACGACGAAGAACTGCTCGAATTGGTGGAATTGGAAGTCCGCGAGCTGCTCGACGAATACGAATTCCCCGGCGACGACATTCCGATCGTGATCGGCTCTGCCCTCAAGGCTGTTGAATCCCTGACTGCAGGCAAATCCGACGAGTGGGTCGAGAAAATCTACAAGCTGATGGACGAGGTGGATGCCTACGTTCCCACTCCCGAGCGCGATGTTGAAAAGCCCTTCTTGATGGCGGTCGAGGATGTTTTCTCGATTACCGGTCGCGGCACTGTGGCTACGGGCCGCATCGAGCGCGGCAAGGTGAAAGTGGGCGAAACGATTGAATTGGTGGGTCTAGCCGACACCCGTTCCACCACCGTGACGGGTGTAGAGATGTTCCAGAAGACCCTAGAAGAAGGTCTCGCTGGCGACAATGTGGGCGTCCTGCTGCGCGGCATTCAGAAGGATGAAATCGAGCGCGGCATGGTTCTGGCAAAGCCCGGTTCCATTACCCCCCACACTAAGTTCAAATCTGAGGTCTACATCCTCAAGAAGGAAGAAGGCGGTCGTCACACTCCCTTTTTCCCCGGCTATCGTCCTCAGTTCTACGTACGCACCACTGATGTGACGGGCACCATCGATGCATTTACGGCTGACGATGGTTCCGATGCCGAAATGGTGATGCCTGGCGATCGCATCAAGATGGCGGTTTCGCTGATCACCCCGATCGCGATTGAGAAGGGGATGCGCTTCGCGATTCGCGAAGGGGGCCGTACTGTGGGTGCGGGCGTTGTGTCCGAAATTGTTGAATAA
- the rpsJ gene encoding 30S ribosomal protein S10, with translation MTSTLDKQKIRIRLKAFDHRLLDTSCDKIVDTANRTQAAAVGPIPLPTRRRIYCVLRSPHVDKDSREHFETRTHRRIIDIYSPSSKTIDALMKLDLPAGVDIEVKL, from the coding sequence ATGACTTCTACTCTGGATAAGCAAAAAATTCGTATCCGCCTCAAGGCTTTCGACCACCGCCTGCTGGATACCTCCTGCGACAAGATTGTGGATACGGCGAACCGCACTCAGGCAGCAGCTGTAGGGCCGATTCCCTTGCCCACCCGCCGACGGATCTATTGCGTGCTGCGATCGCCTCACGTAGATAAAGATTCTCGCGAGCATTTCGAGACCCGTACCCATCGCCGCATTATCGATATCTATTCCCCTTCTTCTAAAACGATTGATGCTTTGATGAAGCTCGATCTTCCGGCTGGTGTGGATATTGAAGTGAAGCTCTAG
- a CDS encoding DUF4351 domain-containing protein gives MSDERASWRPNRFETGLWGCEVSFRFPTVKLLDYEQQFRTELEQWEREGRMPYLSTIERMALQKGLEQGRKEGREQGERALILRLLTRRFGEVSTQRQARIAALTLPQLEVLGEVLLDFQTGADLDLWLDECDS, from the coding sequence TTGAGTGACGAGCGAGCCAGTTGGCGGCCCAATCGATTTGAGACGGGTCTGTGGGGTTGCGAGGTCAGCTTTCGGTTTCCCACGGTGAAGCTGCTAGACTACGAGCAACAATTTCGGACAGAGTTGGAGCAATGGGAGCGGGAGGGTCGTATGCCTTATCTCAGTACGATTGAGCGCATGGCGCTTCAGAAAGGGCTGGAACAGGGACGCAAAGAAGGACGCGAACAGGGGGAACGAGCACTGATCTTGCGCTTGCTTACGCGGCGGTTCGGGGAGGTTTCTACACAGCGCCAAGCTCGTATAGCAGCACTAACACTGCCCCAATTGGAAGTGTTGGGGGAAGTACTATTGGATTTTCAGACTGGGGCAGATCTGGATCTTTGGTTGGATGAATGCGATTCGTGA
- a CDS encoding homocysteine biosynthesis protein, producing MRTIADINAKIVAGSVTVLTVCELKELVAEVGVRAAFERVDAIATGTFEPMEASGAILNIGHSDPPIKIHRAWLNEVPAYAGFGAVDLYVGAAQPSDKADGAYGGGHAIADLIAGKSVHLHAVGQVTDCYPRAEIDTMLSKERLNQFYLFNPRNAYQNFIVGVNGGDRPLYTYLGPLQPRLGNAVYSNPGALSPLLNDPELKAIGIGTRIFLGGAQGYIAWEGTQHFPGQKRLPNLTPIGPSATLALIGDAKQMQSQWVRGCYFKGYGPSLMLGVGIPIPVLNEEVVERAAVSDAELVAPVVDFAIPRRVRPTFGLVSYAQLKSGQIQLNGQLVRVAPLASLRLSLAVAEALKLQIQSGEFLLSEPVAALPSDREFLPLQE from the coding sequence ATGCGCACGATCGCCGATATCAATGCAAAGATTGTGGCGGGCAGCGTGACGGTGCTGACGGTTTGCGAGCTGAAGGAATTGGTGGCCGAGGTGGGGGTGCGGGCGGCGTTCGAGCGGGTGGATGCGATCGCCACGGGCACCTTCGAGCCCATGGAGGCTTCGGGGGCGATTCTCAATATTGGGCATTCCGATCCGCCGATTAAAATCCATCGCGCTTGGCTCAATGAGGTTCCGGCTTATGCGGGGTTTGGGGCGGTCGATTTGTATGTGGGGGCGGCGCAGCCATCCGATAAGGCTGATGGGGCTTATGGTGGAGGGCACGCGATCGCCGATTTGATTGCGGGCAAGTCGGTTCACCTACATGCGGTCGGTCAGGTGACCGATTGCTATCCTCGGGCTGAAATCGATACGATGCTATCGAAGGAGCGACTGAATCAATTTTATTTATTCAACCCTCGCAATGCTTATCAGAATTTTATTGTGGGGGTGAATGGGGGCGATCGCCCTCTATACACTTATCTCGGTCCGTTGCAGCCCCGCTTGGGCAATGCAGTTTATTCGAATCCTGGGGCGCTGTCGCCTTTGCTGAACGATCCCGAGTTGAAGGCGATCGGGATTGGAACGCGGATTTTTTTGGGGGGGGCGCAAGGGTATATCGCTTGGGAGGGAACGCAACATTTTCCGGGGCAGAAGCGGTTGCCGAATCTGACGCCGATCGGTCCGTCGGCGACGCTGGCGCTGATTGGGGATGCCAAGCAGATGCAGTCGCAATGGGTGCGGGGTTGTTATTTCAAGGGGTATGGGCCGTCTTTGATGTTGGGGGTGGGGATTCCGATTCCGGTGTTGAATGAGGAAGTGGTGGAACGGGCCGCAGTGTCGGATGCAGAGTTGGTGGCTCCAGTGGTGGATTTTGCGATTCCTCGGCGGGTGCGGCCTACGTTTGGGTTGGTGAGTTACGCGCAATTGAAGTCCGGTCAGATTCAGTTAAACGGGCAGTTGGTACGGGTGGCTCCGCTGGCGAGCTTGCGTTTGTCTCTGGCGGTGGCAGAGGCTCTGAAGCTGCAAATTCAGTCGGGGGAGTTTTTGTTGAGCGAACCGGTGGCGGCTTTGCCGAGCGATCGCGAGTTTTTACCTTTGCAGGAGTGA